A single region of the Pontimicrobium sp. SW4 genome encodes:
- a CDS encoding ribonucleoside-diphosphate reductase subunit alpha, with protein sequence MYVVKRDGRKEPMMFDKITARVRKLCYGLNELVDPVKVAMRVIEGLYDGVTTSELDNLAAEIAATLTTAHPDYARLAARISVSNLHKNTKKTFSEVMHDLYTYVNPRTGKDAPLLSDEVYNVIMDNKEKLDSTIIYNRDFGYDYFGFKTLERSYLLKLNGQIAERPQHMLMRVSIGIHLNDLESAIETYELMSKKYFTHATPTLFNSGTPKPQMSSCFLLTMKDDSIDGIYDTLKQTAKISQSAGGIGLAIHNIRATGSYIAGTNGTSNGIVPMLQVFNDTARYVDQGGGKRKGSFAIYIETWHADIFDFLDLKKNHGKEEMRARDLFYAMWISDLFMKRVQENGDWTLMCPNECPGLPETHSEEFEALYLKYEAAGKGRKTIKARELWEKIMESQIETGTPYMLYKDAANRKSNQKNLGTIRSSNLCTEIMEYTSPDEVAVCNLASIALPMFIKNGEFDHKELFRITKRVTKNLNKVIDRNYYPVKEAENSNFRHRPIGLGVQGLADTFIKLRLPFTSDEAKKLNQEIFETLYFAAVTASMEEAKEDGPYQTYEGSPISNGEFQHNLWGIKDEELSGNWDWAKLRKQVIKHGVRNSLLVAPMPTASTSQILGNNECFEPYTSNIYTRRVLSGEFIVVNKHLLEDLVELGLWNDALKQDIMRANGSVQGIDAIPQDIKELYKTVWELSMKDIIDMSRQRGYFIDQSQSLNLFMEGATMAKLTSMHFYAWKSGLKTGMYYLRTKSAVDAIKFTLDKKKKEQPVDAVVEVAVATPDATEEIVVAQRKETAAKTAVKFAQETEVEPMSAEEMKALIAQAKAAEGDDCLMCGS encoded by the coding sequence ATGTATGTAGTAAAAAGAGACGGTAGAAAAGAACCAATGATGTTCGACAAAATCACTGCTAGAGTGAGAAAATTATGTTATGGATTAAACGAGCTTGTTGACCCAGTAAAAGTTGCTATGAGGGTTATAGAAGGTTTGTATGATGGTGTTACTACTAGCGAACTAGATAACTTAGCTGCCGAAATTGCTGCAACATTAACTACTGCTCATCCAGACTACGCACGTTTAGCTGCAAGAATCTCTGTTTCTAACTTACATAAAAACACTAAGAAAACGTTTAGTGAAGTAATGCACGATTTATATACTTATGTAAATCCAAGAACTGGAAAAGATGCTCCTTTATTATCAGATGAGGTGTATAACGTCATTATGGATAATAAAGAAAAATTAGACTCTACAATTATCTATAACCGAGATTTCGGATATGATTATTTTGGATTCAAAACATTAGAACGTTCATATTTACTTAAACTTAATGGGCAAATAGCAGAGCGTCCACAACATATGTTAATGCGTGTTTCTATAGGGATTCATTTAAATGACTTAGAGTCTGCCATAGAGACTTACGAGTTAATGTCTAAAAAATACTTTACACACGCTACACCAACACTTTTTAATTCTGGAACTCCAAAACCACAAATGTCTTCTTGTTTTCTTTTAACAATGAAAGATGATAGTATAGACGGTATATACGATACACTTAAGCAAACAGCAAAAATATCGCAATCTGCAGGAGGAATTGGTTTAGCTATACATAATATTCGTGCAACGGGAAGTTATATTGCTGGAACAAATGGCACTTCTAACGGTATTGTGCCAATGCTACAAGTGTTTAATGATACAGCACGTTATGTAGATCAAGGAGGCGGAAAGCGTAAAGGAAGTTTTGCTATTTATATAGAAACTTGGCATGCAGATATTTTCGACTTTCTGGATTTAAAAAAGAATCATGGAAAAGAAGAAATGCGAGCAAGAGACCTATTCTATGCGATGTGGATTTCAGATTTATTCATGAAAAGAGTTCAAGAAAATGGAGACTGGACGCTAATGTGTCCTAACGAATGCCCTGGACTACCAGAAACACATAGCGAAGAGTTTGAAGCGTTATACTTAAAATACGAAGCAGCAGGTAAAGGTCGTAAAACGATAAAAGCACGCGAACTTTGGGAGAAAATTATGGAATCTCAAATTGAGACAGGAACACCATATATGCTATATAAAGATGCTGCAAATAGAAAATCGAACCAAAAGAATTTAGGAACCATTCGTTCGTCTAATTTATGTACCGAAATTATGGAGTATACTTCTCCAGATGAGGTTGCTGTATGTAATTTAGCATCAATAGCATTACCAATGTTTATTAAAAATGGTGAGTTTGACCACAAAGAGTTATTTAGAATTACTAAGCGTGTTACAAAAAACCTTAATAAGGTTATAGATAGAAATTACTATCCTGTTAAAGAAGCAGAAAATTCTAACTTCCGTCATAGACCAATAGGATTAGGGGTTCAAGGTTTAGCAGATACGTTTATTAAGTTGCGTTTACCATTTACAAGTGATGAAGCAAAAAAATTAAACCAAGAAATATTTGAAACTCTTTATTTTGCAGCTGTAACTGCCTCAATGGAAGAAGCGAAAGAAGATGGACCTTATCAGACTTATGAAGGATCACCTATTAGTAATGGCGAATTCCAACACAATCTTTGGGGAATTAAAGATGAAGAATTAAGTGGAAATTGGGATTGGGCTAAATTACGTAAGCAAGTTATAAAACATGGCGTGCGTAACTCATTATTAGTAGCACCAATGCCAACAGCTAGTACATCACAAATTTTAGGAAACAACGAATGTTTTGAGCCTTACACCTCTAATATTTATACGCGTCGTGTATTGTCTGGAGAGTTTATTGTAGTTAATAAACACCTGTTAGAAGATTTAGTTGAACTTGGCCTATGGAACGACGCCCTTAAACAAGATATCATGAGAGCCAACGGTTCTGTTCAAGGAATTGATGCCATCCCTCAAGACATCAAGGAGTTGTACAAAACAGTTTGGGAATTAAGCATGAAAGATATTATAGATATGTCTCGTCAACGAGGATATTTTATCGATCAGTCTCAGTCACTTAACCTATTTATGGAAGGTGCTACAATGGCAAAATTAACGTCAATGCATTTTTATGCTTGGAAAAGCGGTTTAAAAACAGGAATGTATTATTTGCGTACTAAGAGTGCTGTTGATGCTATTAAGTTTACGCTAGATAAGAAGAAAAAAGAGCAACCTGTGGACGCTGTAGTTGAAGTTGCAGTTGCAACTCCAGATGCTACCGAGGAAATTGTTGTAGCACAGCGTAAAGAAACAGCAGCAAAAACTGCTGTAAAATTTGCACAAGAAACCGAAGTTGAACCAATGTCTGCCGAAGAAATGAAAGCTTTAATTGCCCAAGCTAAAGCTGCCGAAGGGGACGATTGTTTAATGTGCGGTTCTTAA
- a CDS encoding ribonucleotide-diphosphate reductase subunit beta yields the protein MSNQIEPILQENKDRFVIFPIQHHDIWEWYKKQEASIWTAEEIDLHQDVIDWKEKLNDDERYFIKHILAFFAASDGIVNENLAENFVSEVQYTEAKFFYGFQIMMENIHSEVYSLLIDTYVKDETEKDKLFTAIEHFPAIKEKADWALKWIDSPSFAERLIAFAAVEGIFFSGSFCSIFWLKKRGIMPGLTFSNELISRDEGLHCDFAVHLHENHIVNKVPKDRITKILTNALDIERLFITESLPVSLIGMNAKLMTQYLEFVTDRLLVEFGCEKVYNATNPFDFMDMISLQGKTNFFEKRVSEYQKAGVLNKEDEKDKFSFDADF from the coding sequence ATGTCAAACCAAATAGAGCCCATTTTACAAGAAAATAAAGATCGATTTGTGATCTTTCCTATTCAACATCATGATATTTGGGAATGGTATAAAAAACAAGAAGCTAGTATTTGGACAGCAGAAGAAATTGATCTACATCAAGACGTTATAGATTGGAAAGAAAAGTTGAATGATGATGAGCGCTACTTTATAAAGCACATTTTAGCATTCTTTGCGGCTAGTGATGGTATTGTAAATGAGAATTTAGCGGAAAATTTTGTTTCTGAAGTTCAATATACAGAAGCAAAATTCTTTTACGGTTTTCAAATTATGATGGAGAATATCCACTCTGAGGTGTATTCTCTATTAATAGATACCTATGTAAAAGACGAAACTGAAAAAGATAAGTTATTTACTGCTATTGAGCACTTTCCTGCAATTAAAGAAAAAGCAGATTGGGCATTAAAGTGGATAGATTCTCCAAGTTTTGCAGAACGTTTAATAGCTTTTGCAGCAGTTGAAGGCATCTTTTTCTCTGGTAGCTTTTGTTCTATTTTCTGGTTAAAGAAAAGAGGAATAATGCCAGGATTAACTTTTTCTAATGAGTTGATTTCGAGAGATGAAGGGTTGCATTGTGATTTTGCAGTACACCTACACGAAAATCATATAGTAAACAAAGTTCCAAAAGATAGAATTACCAAAATATTAACCAACGCTTTAGATATTGAGCGTTTGTTTATTACAGAATCATTACCAGTAAGTTTAATTGGGATGAACGCGAAATTAATGACACAATATCTTGAATTTGTAACCGACAGACTGTTGGTGGAATTTGGATGCGAAAAAGTATATAATGCAACCAATCCTTTTGATTTTATGGACATGATTTCACTACAAGGAAAAACCAATTTCTTTGAGAAACGCGTGTCAGAATACCAAAAAGCAGGTGTTCTTAATAAAGAAGACGAAAAAGACAAGTTCAGTTTTGATGCCGATTTTTAA
- a CDS encoding DUF3109 family protein, giving the protein MFQLGKTIVSEDIIEKDFVCNLNACKGACCIDGDAGAPLEKHEATILKDIYSKVKPFLRKEGVDAIESQGVYIETEDGELETPLINGADCAYVIFDEHKTALCGIEEAYNQGEVKWKKPVSCHLYPIRVKDYSEFSAVNYHHWHICDDACQLGKELQVPVYKFVKEALIRKFGEDWYEELEKVAETMS; this is encoded by the coding sequence ATGTTTCAACTAGGGAAAACAATAGTTTCTGAAGATATTATAGAAAAAGATTTTGTATGTAATTTAAATGCATGCAAAGGAGCTTGTTGTATCGATGGCGATGCAGGAGCGCCTTTAGAAAAGCACGAAGCCACAATTTTAAAAGATATTTATTCTAAAGTAAAACCCTTTTTAAGAAAAGAAGGGGTTGATGCTATTGAGTCACAGGGCGTATATATAGAAACTGAAGATGGTGAGTTAGAAACGCCTTTAATTAACGGTGCAGATTGCGCCTACGTTATCTTTGATGAACATAAAACTGCTCTCTGCGGAATTGAAGAAGCTTATAATCAAGGAGAGGTTAAATGGAAAAAGCCAGTATCTTGTCATTTATACCCTATTCGTGTTAAAGATTATAGTGAATTTTCAGCAGTAAATTATCATCATTGGCATATCTGTGATGACGCCTGTCAATTGGGTAAAGAACTTCAAGTACCAGTTTACAAATTCGTAAAAGAAGCACTCATTAGAAAATTTGGTGAAGATTGGTATGAAGAGTTAGAAAAAGTTGCAGAAACAATGTCTTAA
- a CDS encoding MarC family protein: MQLNFKEIFTAFMVLFAVIDIIGNIPIIIDLRKKVGHIQSEKASIIAGIIMIIFLFLGKSLLSLIGIGVNSFAVAGAFILFFLALEMILGITLYKDHGDDEGVTASVFPLAFPLIAGPGSLTTLLSLRAEFRMENIIVALIFNVFLIYVVLKTSVKIERFIGKNGINIIRKIFGVVLLAIAVKLFTSNIKELL, encoded by the coding sequence ATGCAGTTAAATTTTAAAGAGATCTTTACAGCATTTATGGTATTATTTGCTGTTATTGATATTATTGGAAACATCCCAATAATAATTGATTTACGAAAAAAAGTTGGACACATCCAAAGTGAAAAGGCTTCAATTATAGCCGGAATAATAATGATTATATTTCTTTTTTTAGGAAAAAGCTTATTGTCATTAATTGGAATAGGAGTTAATTCGTTCGCCGTTGCTGGTGCTTTTATATTGTTTTTTTTAGCCTTAGAGATGATATTAGGAATTACATTATATAAAGATCATGGAGACGACGAAGGTGTTACTGCTTCTGTTTTTCCTTTAGCATTTCCTTTAATAGCTGGCCCCGGAAGCCTAACAACACTTTTATCTTTACGTGCGGAATTTAGAATGGAAAATATTATTGTTGCCTTAATTTTTAATGTCTTTTTAATTTACGTAGTTTTAAAAACATCTGTGAAAATTGAGCGTTTTATTGGTAAAAATGGTATTAATATTATTAGAAAAATATTTGGAGTAGTTTTGCTTGCAATAGCAGTAAAATTATTTACTTCTAATATAAAAGAGTTGTTATAA
- a CDS encoding FAD-dependent oxidoreductase: MLDVLIIGAGAAGMSCGLVLGSAKNRPYVVNKNIAIITHQKTSHLQTAMLNNVLGITPGTTGISILESGKKQLKSLYPHITQIENEKVCEIKKNSNYFEVLTNKNNYKTKIVVVAVGYTDLITISGLENYIEPHPRTEKEKHKIWLKNTDHLVIDNLYVAGTLAGWRSQFAIASGSGAHVATDILTLWNDGKHTKVHDKISD, translated from the coding sequence ATGTTAGATGTTTTAATTATAGGTGCAGGAGCAGCAGGAATGTCTTGTGGTTTAGTATTGGGATCTGCTAAGAATAGACCTTACGTTGTAAATAAAAATATAGCCATTATTACGCATCAAAAAACATCTCATCTTCAAACAGCAATGTTAAATAATGTTTTAGGAATTACTCCAGGAACCACAGGAATCTCAATTTTAGAAAGTGGTAAAAAGCAACTTAAAAGCCTATACCCTCATATTACTCAAATTGAAAACGAAAAAGTTTGTGAGATTAAAAAAAACTCTAACTATTTTGAGGTTTTAACTAACAAAAATAATTATAAAACTAAAATAGTTGTTGTAGCTGTTGGCTATACTGACTTAATTACCATTAGTGGATTAGAAAACTATATTGAACCTCACCCGCGAACTGAAAAGGAAAAACATAAAATCTGGTTAAAAAACACAGATCATTTAGTTATAGATAATTTATATGTGGCTGGTACTTTGGCTGGTTGGCGAAGTCAATTTGCAATCGCTTCTGGGAGTGGTGCTCACGTCGCAACAGACATTCTTACCTTATGGAATGATGGGAAACACACAAAAGTTCACGATAAAATAAGTGATTAA
- a CDS encoding S41 family peptidase: protein MNIQKKYLPIIISVAIALGIFIGGKLSFTDKSDRLFTSNSKKDKINRLIDYIDYEYVDKINTDSIVDVTVNSILENLDPHSTYIPKKNLQQVADNMKGDFVGIGVSFYTYRDSVTVIRALEGGPSKKAGIKGGDRIVIADGDSIYGPTWSNDDIVKKLKGEKNSKVNLKIYRRGESELLDFKVKRSEVPLKSVDASYMLSENLGYIKVNRFAESTYKEFKKGLKNLQNLGATKLVLDLRDNPGGFLHIAEQIADEFLEDDKLILFTKNKKGKIEKYFATNKGDFENGDIYVLINENSASASEVIAGALQDNDKGTILGRRSFGKGLVQRDMALGDGSAVRLTVSRYYTPTGRSIQRSYENGNEDYYHEYYKRIDNGELSDASSIEVADSLKFTTPNGKVVYGGGGIIPDVFVPIDKKMENGTISRILSLGYMSYFVFEELDKDRTPYQNMSQEEFIRNYVVTDDYLESFTEYIRKRSRRYKITFVAYKEEVKLYLKATLAEQLYGSEAHMQVLNTNDAMLEKVKELVENN from the coding sequence ATGAATATTCAAAAAAAATATTTGCCAATAATTATAAGCGTAGCCATTGCGCTTGGGATATTTATTGGAGGAAAATTAAGTTTTACAGACAAGTCCGATAGACTTTTTACATCCAATTCTAAAAAAGACAAAATCAATAGACTTATAGACTACATAGATTACGAATATGTAGATAAAATAAACACAGATAGTATTGTTGATGTTACGGTAAATAGTATATTAGAAAATCTCGACCCACATTCAACATATATTCCTAAAAAGAACCTGCAACAAGTTGCTGATAATATGAAAGGTGATTTTGTTGGAATTGGTGTAAGTTTTTATACTTATAGAGATTCTGTAACAGTAATTAGAGCTTTGGAAGGTGGGCCAAGTAAAAAAGCAGGTATTAAAGGCGGTGATAGGATTGTAATTGCTGATGGAGATTCTATATATGGCCCAACATGGAGTAATGACGATATTGTAAAAAAATTAAAAGGAGAAAAAAACTCTAAGGTCAACCTTAAAATATATAGAAGAGGAGAGTCTGAATTGCTAGATTTTAAAGTAAAGCGTAGTGAAGTACCGCTAAAAAGTGTAGATGCATCTTATATGTTATCTGAAAACTTAGGGTATATAAAAGTGAATCGTTTTGCCGAATCCACTTATAAAGAATTCAAAAAAGGACTTAAAAATTTACAAAATCTAGGAGCTACAAAATTGGTGTTAGATCTAAGGGATAATCCAGGTGGTTTTTTACATATTGCTGAACAAATAGCTGATGAGTTTTTAGAGGATGATAAGCTCATTCTATTTACTAAAAATAAAAAAGGAAAGATTGAAAAATATTTTGCTACAAATAAAGGCGATTTTGAAAATGGAGACATCTATGTGCTAATTAATGAAAACTCAGCTTCTGCAAGTGAGGTTATAGCTGGAGCCTTGCAAGATAACGATAAAGGCACTATTCTTGGAAGACGCTCTTTTGGTAAAGGATTAGTCCAACGAGACATGGCATTAGGAGATGGGAGTGCAGTAAGATTAACTGTTTCAAGATACTACACACCAACTGGACGTTCAATACAACGTTCTTATGAAAATGGGAATGAAGACTATTATCATGAATATTATAAACGAATAGATAATGGAGAGTTATCGGATGCTAGTAGCATAGAAGTAGCCGATTCATTAAAATTCACAACACCAAACGGAAAAGTGGTGTATGGAGGAGGAGGTATTATACCTGATGTATTTGTACCTATAGATAAGAAAATGGAAAACGGTACGATAAGTCGAATTCTTTCATTAGGATATATGAGTTATTTTGTGTTTGAAGAATTAGATAAAGACCGAACACCATACCAAAACATGTCTCAAGAAGAGTTTATACGCAACTATGTCGTCACTGATGACTATTTGGAGAGCTTTACAGAATATATAAGAAAGAGATCACGGCGTTATAAAATTACTTTTGTAGCCTATAAAGAAGAAGTAAAACTCTACTTAAAGGCAACTCTAGCCGAACAATTATACGGTAGCGAGGCACATATGCAAGTATTAAATACAAACGATGCTATGTTGGAAAAGGTAAAAGAATTAGTAGAAAACAATTAA
- a CDS encoding dCMP deaminase family protein, with the protein MPQKKQLKYDKAYLRMATEWGKLSYCERKKVGAIIVKDRMIISDGYNGTPTGFENYCEDEDGYTKWYVLHAEANAISKVASSTQSCKGGTLYITLSPCKECSKLIHQAGIIRVVYSKAYKDDSGIKFLEKAGIDVKHVSELN; encoded by the coding sequence ATGCCACAGAAAAAACAACTAAAGTACGATAAAGCCTATTTACGGATGGCTACAGAATGGGGAAAATTATCTTATTGTGAACGGAAAAAGGTTGGTGCAATTATTGTAAAAGATAGAATGATAATCTCTGATGGCTATAACGGCACACCAACAGGATTTGAAAATTATTGTGAAGATGAAGATGGTTATACAAAATGGTATGTGTTGCATGCCGAAGCTAATGCTATTTCTAAAGTAGCATCATCTACACAATCTTGTAAAGGAGGCACTTTGTATATTACTTTATCGCCCTGTAAGGAGTGTAGTAAATTAATCCATCAAGCTGGTATTATAAGAGTAGTATATAGCAAAGCCTATAAAGATGACTCTGGAATTAAATTTTTAGAAAAAGCGGGAATTGATGTAAAACACGTTAGTGAATTAAATTAA
- a CDS encoding HupE/UreJ family protein, with protein MLDNFWFNVQYGINHVLDINGYDHVLFLMVLTVPYVFKDWKRVLILVSTFTLGHTLSLVLAAYDIVTINGVLVEFLIPVTILIVALYNIFTASKKGKEQKIGVLFLSTLFFGIIHGLGFAREFKMFMGKSEDKLMPLIEFALGIEIAQVIIVFVVLFLGFFTQTIFRFSRRDWMMVLSAIVVGLVIPMLIESDIFS; from the coding sequence ATGTTAGATAATTTTTGGTTTAATGTTCAATATGGCATTAATCATGTATTAGATATTAACGGTTATGACCATGTACTTTTCTTAATGGTACTTACAGTTCCTTATGTTTTCAAAGACTGGAAACGTGTTCTAATTTTAGTTTCTACCTTTACTTTAGGTCATACACTTTCACTTGTTTTAGCGGCTTATGATATTGTGACTATTAATGGCGTTTTAGTGGAGTTTTTAATTCCAGTTACCATACTTATAGTAGCACTTTACAATATATTCACTGCTAGCAAAAAGGGGAAGGAGCAAAAAATAGGTGTCTTATTTTTATCGACATTGTTTTTTGGAATTATTCATGGCCTTGGTTTTGCAAGAGAGTTTAAAATGTTTATGGGTAAATCTGAAGACAAATTAATGCCTCTTATAGAATTTGCTTTAGGGATAGAAATCGCACAAGTCATTATTGTTTTTGTTGTCCTCTTTCTAGGATTCTTTACACAAACAATTTTCAGGTTTTCAAGACGTGATTGGATGATGGTTCTTTCTGCAATTGTTGTAGGATTAGTGATTCCTATGCTTATTGAAAGTGATATTTTTTCTTAA
- the dsrP gene encoding sulfate reduction electron transfer complex DsrMKJOP subunit DsrP, translating to MKRIKVFGSLVKDSLDTITHGSKKYHIWMAILTFVMLVGMYCYSIQLEEGLSVTGMTDRVSWGLYISNFTFLVGVAAAAVMLVMPTYVLKDIDFKQAVLIGEGLAVAALIMCLAFVIADMGGPSVLWHMIPGIGVFNFPNSMLTWDVLVLNGYLFLNISIPFYILFKRYQGKTPNPKIYIPGALLSVFWAVGIHLVTAFLYQGLQARPFWNNALLGPRFLASAFAAGPALIIIVLAIIRTYTAFKIEDKTLKKIAMVVTVAAQINLIMLVSELFKEFYAPTHHSESAYYLFFGLDGKTALLPWIWTSISLNVLATVLLTFHKLRNNFKVLFFACTILFVAIWIEKGFGLIVPGFIPGPYGKIAEYTPTGIEIGVTLGIWALGAFVFTILAKTAIGIEIGKLRYKKKL from the coding sequence ATGAAACGAATTAAAGTTTTTGGAAGCTTAGTTAAAGATAGTTTAGATACCATTACTCATGGCTCTAAAAAGTACCATATCTGGATGGCTATACTAACCTTTGTGATGTTAGTAGGGATGTATTGTTATTCAATTCAATTAGAAGAAGGATTAAGTGTTACAGGTATGACCGACAGGGTAAGTTGGGGACTTTATATATCCAATTTTACTTTTTTAGTTGGTGTTGCAGCTGCAGCGGTAATGTTGGTAATGCCAACTTATGTATTAAAGGATATAGATTTTAAACAAGCAGTTTTGATAGGTGAAGGTTTAGCAGTTGCGGCACTTATAATGTGTTTAGCATTTGTAATTGCCGACATGGGTGGACCTTCAGTTTTATGGCATATGATTCCAGGGATTGGTGTTTTTAACTTTCCTAATTCAATGTTAACTTGGGATGTTCTCGTATTAAACGGATATCTATTTTTAAACATTAGTATTCCATTCTATATTCTATTTAAACGTTATCAAGGCAAAACTCCAAACCCAAAAATATACATTCCAGGAGCATTGTTATCTGTGTTCTGGGCTGTTGGGATTCACTTAGTAACAGCCTTTTTATATCAAGGTTTACAAGCAAGGCCTTTTTGGAATAATGCACTTTTAGGACCTCGATTTTTGGCCTCGGCTTTTGCTGCAGGTCCAGCATTAATAATAATTGTGTTAGCTATTATTAGAACGTATACTGCGTTTAAGATTGAAGATAAAACACTTAAAAAAATTGCAATGGTAGTGACTGTTGCTGCTCAAATAAATTTAATCATGTTGGTCTCTGAGCTATTTAAGGAGTTTTATGCACCAACGCATCACAGTGAAAGCGCCTATTATTTATTCTTTGGTTTAGATGGAAAAACAGCTTTATTACCTTGGATTTGGACATCTATATCGCTCAATGTTTTAGCTACAGTACTGCTTACATTTCATAAGCTCAGAAATAATTTTAAAGTACTATTCTTTGCTTGTACTATTTTATTTGTTGCTATTTGGATTGAAAAAGGTTTCGGTTTGATTGTTCCAGGTTTTATTCCAGGACCTTATGGTAAAATAGCTGAATACACACCTACAGGAATAGAAATTGGTGTCACTTTAGGTATTTGGGCTTTGGGTGCTTTTGTATTTACAATATTAGCAAAAACAGCTATAGGAATAGAGATAGGAAAGTTAAGATACAAGAAGAAATTGTAA
- a CDS encoding 4Fe-4S dicluster domain-containing protein, which yields MSNNKKWFSLNLNRKEKVSSGTCGCGKSSGECGSSNSNHLSDAEFDDAVLALIGEERTKDGFDQVFDVKMDRRTAFKKLTASLVIGAGAVSTSCSIVSGDETKEKAQIDWEEQFKGNYKLMTDKEKSGTVERLVRSYQLRTGKTINMSSKNAEEDVLFGYAFNISKCQGYMDCVSACVEENNQDRSSQMEYIRIHEMKDGKGFNFNEADDNYYHEVPAEGHFYMGTQCFHCDNPPCVDVCPVQATWREDDGLVVIDYDWCVGCRYCMAACPYDGRRFNWSKPEVPEEDVNKNQHYLGNRLRKKGVMEKCTFCVQRSRAGKNPACVEACPTGARIFGNLLDPNSTIRWVLENKKVFRLKEDLGTEPKFWYFMD from the coding sequence ATGAGTAATAATAAAAAATGGTTTTCATTAAATCTCAATAGAAAAGAGAAAGTGTCTTCAGGAACTTGTGGCTGTGGTAAAAGTTCGGGAGAATGTGGTTCATCTAACAGCAATCATTTAAGTGATGCTGAGTTCGATGATGCAGTACTTGCCTTAATTGGGGAAGAGAGAACTAAAGATGGGTTTGATCAAGTATTTGATGTAAAAATGGATCGTCGTACTGCTTTTAAAAAATTAACAGCTAGTTTAGTAATTGGAGCTGGAGCTGTAAGTACATCCTGTAGCATAGTTTCTGGTGATGAAACTAAAGAAAAGGCGCAAATAGATTGGGAAGAACAGTTTAAAGGGAATTATAAATTAATGACCGATAAGGAGAAAAGCGGGACTGTAGAACGATTAGTGCGCTCCTATCAATTACGTACAGGAAAAACCATAAATATGTCTTCAAAAAATGCTGAAGAGGATGTGTTATTTGGCTATGCTTTTAATATTTCTAAGTGCCAAGGTTATATGGACTGTGTGAGTGCTTGCGTTGAAGAAAACAATCAAGATAGAAGCTCACAAATGGAATACATTCGTATTCACGAAATGAAAGATGGTAAAGGATTCAATTTTAATGAAGCAGATGATAACTATTACCATGAAGTACCTGCAGAAGGTCATTTTTATATGGGAACTCAGTGTTTTCATTGCGATAACCCTCCTTGTGTAGATGTGTGTCCCGTTCAAGCGACATGGAGAGAAGATGATGGTTTAGTTGTTATTGATTACGATTGGTGTGTAGGATGTCGTTATTGTATGGCTGCATGCCCTTATGATGGAAGACGTTTTAATTGGAGCAAACCAGAAGTGCCGGAAGAGGATGTAAATAAAAATCAGCATTACCTAGGGAATCGTTTACGTAAAAAAGGAGTAATGGAGAAATGTACATTTTGTGTACAACGCTCAAGAGCAGGAAAAAACCCAGCTTGTGTAGAGGCATGCCCAACAGGAGCGCGTATTTTCGGAAATTTATTAGACCCTAATAGTACTATTCGATGGGTTTTAGAAAATAAAAAAGTATTTAGGTTGAAAGAAGATTTAGGAACAGAGCCTAAGTTCTGGTACTTTATGGATTAA